The following are from one region of the Salvia splendens isolate huo1 chromosome 2, SspV2, whole genome shotgun sequence genome:
- the LOC121788833 gene encoding nicalin-1-like, with translation MAKSALVDPVYSSAITLLIIVMTCVELCDAVAVVDVYRLVQYDLAGVPFGSRLAALNHHAASSLFSSSSAASDLSRTVLILPLRDLNLTFIREYIEEKKPLGGLLVLLPQVFNPQNIDSVDDVGYDSSAGINKVLLELERLLIHANIPYPVYFSFEDDHVNAVLADVKKNDATGQLATATTGGYKLVVAAPEPKKIVSPTISNIQGWLPGLRAEGDSTQLPTIAVVASYDTFGAAPGLSVGSDSNGSGVVALLEIARLFSILYSNPKTRGRHNLLFVLTSGGPYNYNGTHKWLHSLDQRLRETIDYSICLNSIGSIRDELYIHVSKPPENVYIKQIFEGFSSVSKELGLKVGLKHKKINISNPRVAWEHEQFSRLRVTAATLSELSVAPDFLESVGSLSDSRQFVDEDSITRSAKLVAETLARHIYGQEGKNIDIFAEDSSLSVNPSYIRSWLQFLSTTPRVAPFLSKNDPLIMALKKELEDHTADVRVQHEVLDGMFTFYDSTSGRLHIYQVASVTFDLLLLLVLGSYLITLFSFLVITTRGLDDLISLFRRPTSRRVKTA, from the exons ATGGCGAAATCGGCGTTGGTGGACCCGGTATACTCGTCGGCAATTACGCTACTGATTATAGTCATGACTTGCGTCGAGCTCTGTGACGCCGTAGCCGTCGTTGACGTCTACCGCCTCGTTCAGTACGATCTGGCTGGCGTGCCGTTTGGATCCAGACTAGCCGCCCTCAATCACCACGCCGCatcttctctcttctcctcaTCCTCAGCAGCTTCGGATCTCTCCCGCACCGTCCTAATACTCCCCCTCCGCGATTTGAATCTCACTTTCATCAGAG AATATATTGAGGAGAAGAAGCCATTAGGTGGTTTATTGGTTCTACTCCCCCAGGTTTTCAACCCACAGAACATAGATAGCGTGGATGATGTAGGTTATGATTCTTCGGCAGGCATCAATAAAGTGTTGCTTGAACTGGAACGGTTGCTTATACATGCAAACATCCCT TATCCTGTGTACTTCAGTTTTGAGGATGACCATGTCAATGCTGTCCTAGCTGATGTCAAGAAGAATGATGCTACTGGTCAGCTGGCAACTGCCACAACTGGCGG ATACAAGCTTGTTGTTGCTGCTCCTGAACCTAAGAAAATTGTGTCTCCAACTATATCAAATATTCAG GGTTGGCTGCCAGGATTGAGAGCTGAGGGAGATTCAACTCAACTTCCTACCATAGCTGTAGTGGCATCATATGATACATTCGGGGCTGCACCA GGATTATCTGTGGGAAGTGACAGCAATGGAAGTGGTGTTGTGGCACTCCTAGAAATAGCTAGATTGTTCTCAATTTTATATTCAAATCCTAAGACAAGAGGAAGGCATAATTTACTCTTTGTGCTGACATCTGGAGGACCCTATAATTACAATGGGACTCATAAG TGGCTTCATAGTTTGGATCAACGCTTGCGTGAGACTATTGATTATTCCATTTGCTTGAATAGCATTGGTTCAATCCGTGATGAGTTATATATCCATGTGTCCAAGCCTCCCGAGAATGTCTACATTAAACAAATCTTTGAG GGTTTCTCTAGTGTGTCTAAAGAACTTGGGCTTAAAGTTGGGCTGAAGCACAAGAAGATTAATATTTCTAATCCTCGG GTTGCATGGGAGCATGAACAATTTTCGAGACTGAGAGTAACTGCAGCAACACTGTCTGAGCTTTCTGTCGCACCTGATTTTTTAGAAAGTGTTGGAAGTCTGTCAGATAGCAG GCAATTTGTTGATGAAGATTCAATAACCAGAAGTGCAAAATTAGTTGCTGAAACTCTTGCT AGGCATATTTATGGCCAAGAGGGAAAAAACATTGATATATTTGCAGAAGATAGTAGCTTATCTGTAAATCCTTCTTATATACGTTCATGGTTACAATTCTTGTCAACAACACCTCGAGTGGCTCCATTTCTTTCCAAGAATGATCCTCTTATCATGGCACTGAAAAAG GAACTGGAAGATCACACTGCTGATGTGAGAGTGCAACATGAAGTACTTGACGGGATGTTTACTTTTTATGACTCAACAAGCGGCAGATTACACATCTATCAG GTCGCAAGTGTGACATTTGACTTACTTCTGCTTCTTGTTCTCGGGTCTTACCTTATTACTCTATTCAGTTTTTTGGTTATAACTACAAGG
- the LOC121788852 gene encoding major antigen-like isoform X1 has translation MPRQSLINVDVKIGGRKCKVRKRGCSSSSSSSLVQNNRLKRAFWVGKRPGSSTTPVPRWKMMTSKSPSLNYVATKGDEKARELSISARKLAATLWEIDGLPSPRVERESLDDRKSEVGGVVRMLELGSTALVLSDPFRSPLAERMEPHPPKMASHRRRASASSQKLDSTKSPHNCLLEVDLAQNHARSPCRHVVGTKNRLKDVYNGLITSKELLKVMSRVSHLDEQNSTRLSLFSALKFELDRACIHVSKLIQEQRKGGEIGVLVKQLEEEKLVWKLKEQDRIRSAIASVNVELETERKMRRQTERLNKKLGVELAQTRESLTKMSKELESEKRAREIFEQVCDELARGIGEDRAEVEELKRRLDKVCKEVEKEREMLQLADVLREERVQMKLAEAKYQFEEKNALVDTLRSELEAYLKSKNGVEQQGDGSPSYDKIKELERYLRETLPSPYEYQGKNRDGIMDVSALNKDNKHEEEPEDDNDDDEDEEEDDSADSDLHSIELNMDDISQSFQWGDAAKAESKRRKSISRKIKKPPPPVGEAAILSDGNKQETLDMFDRRGLFEFSSMPWKKKDIKDELERYNMIKDLRDHIVSTSRNASSQDLATPSKEDPPNGGVTVPCHG, from the exons ATGCCGAGGCAGAGTTTGATCAATGTTGATGTGAAAATTGGAGGGAGAAAATGCAAAGTGAGAAAGAGGGGTtgttcatcatcttcttcatcatcgtTGGTGCAGAATAACCGGTTGAAGCGCGCTTTTTGGGTCGGGAAACGACCGGGGTCAAGCACCACCCCTGTTCCTAGGTGGAAGATGATGACCTCCAAATCACCATCACTCAATTATGTGGCCACAAAGGGTGATGAAAAGGCGAGGGAGCTGTCGATTTCAGCCCGAAAACTGGCTGCCACTCTTTGGGAGATTGATGGCTTGCCTTCACCAAGAGTGGAGAGGGAGAGTTTGGATGATAGGAAGAGTGAGGTTGGGGGAGTTGTTAGGATGCTAGAATTGGGATCAACGGCTCTTGTTTTGTCTGATCCGTTTCGTAGTCCTCTTGCTGAG AGAATGGAACCTCATCCACCTAAAATGGCCAGCCACAGAAGGAGAGCATCAGCAAGTTCTCAGAAGCTGGATAGTACTAAATCTCCTCATAATTGCCTCCTTGAG GTTGATCTGGCGCAGAATCATGCGCGGAGCCCATGCAGACACGTAGTTGGAACCAAGAATCGTCTCAAGGATGTCTATAACGGCCTCATAACTTCGAAAGAGTTGCTCAAAGTGATGAGCCGCGTTAGCCATCTTGATGAGCAGAACTCTACGCGTTTATCCCTTTTCTCGGCCCTAAAGTTTGAGCTGGACCGGGCTTGCATCCATGTAAGTAAGCTGATCCAAGAGCAACGGAAGGGGGGTGAGATTGGTGTGCTGGTAAAGCAGTTAGAAGAGGAGAAGTTAGTTTGGAAACTGAAAGAGCAAGATCGGATTCGCAGTGCCATTGCATCCGTAAATGTAGAGCTTGAAACCGAGAGGAAAATGAGGAGACAGACGGAGAGGCTGAACAAGAAGCTCGGGGTAGAACTGGCACAGACGAGGGAGTCCCTGACGAAGATGAGCAAGGAGCTCGAGAGTGAGAAGAGGGCCAGGGAGATATTTGAGCAAGTGTGTGATGAACTGGCTCGGGGCATAGGGGAGGATCGGGCTGAGGTGGAGGAACTCAAGAGGCGTTTGGATAAAGTCTGTAAagaggtggagaaggagagagagatGCTCCAGTTAGCTGATGTGCTGCGTGAGGAAAGAGTGCAGATGAagcttgcagaggccaagtatCAATTTGAGGAGAAAAACGCGCTTGTTGACACGTTGAGGAGCGAGCTCGAGGCCTACTTGAAGTCCAAGAATGGCGTAGAGCAACAAGGTGATGGCTCTCCGAGCTATGACAAGATCAAGGAGCTAGAGAGATACCTGAGGGAGACGCTTCCTAGCCCATATGAGTACCAAGGTAAAAACCGAGATGGCATTATGGATGTTTCAGCCCTAAACAAAGATAATAAACATGAAGAGGAACCAGAAGATGACAACGACGATGAtgaagatgaggaggaggaCGATTCAGCTGACAGCGACCTCCACTCCATCGAACTAAACATGGATGACATCAGCCAGAGCTTCCAATGGGGCGACGCTGCCAAAGCAGAGTCGAAGAGGAGAAAATCCATCTCACGAAAGATCAAGAAACCACCACCCCCAGTAGGAGAAGCAGCCATTTTGTCAGATGGGAACAAACAAGAAACTCTAGACATGTTTGACAGGAGAGGGTTGTTTGAGTTCTCATCGATGCCATGGAAGAAAAAGGACATCAAAGACGAGCTCGAGAGATACAACATGATCAAAGACCTAAGAGACCATATAGTTTCCACTTCAAGAAATGCATCCTCTCAAGACTTGGCTACTCCTTCAAAGGAGGATCCTCCCAATGGTGGTGTGACTGTGCCATGTCATGGCTAG
- the LOC121788852 gene encoding major antigen-like isoform X3, producing MMTSKSPSLNYVATKGDEKARELSISARKLAATLWEIDGLPSPRVERESLDDRKSEVGGVVRMLELGSTALVLSDPFRSPLAERMEPHPPKMASHRRRASASSQKLDSTKSPHNCLLEKWTKTVWCCCGAENMVCFLLCDTTIPIMSNVCLHMVDLAQNHARSPCRHVVGTKNRLKDVYNGLITSKELLKVMSRVSHLDEQNSTRLSLFSALKFELDRACIHVSKLIQEQRKGGEIGVLVKQLEEEKLVWKLKEQDRIRSAIASVNVELETERKMRRQTERLNKKLGVELAQTRESLTKMSKELESEKRAREIFEQVCDELARGIGEDRAEVEELKRRLDKVCKEVEKEREMLQLADVLREERVQMKLAEAKYQFEEKNALVDTLRSELEAYLKSKNGVEQQGDGSPSYDKIKELERYLRETLPSPYEYQGKNRDGIMDVSALNKDNKHEEEPEDDNDDDEDEEEDDSADSDLHSIELNMDDISQSFQWGDAAKAESKRRKSISRKIKKPPPPVGEAAILSDGNKQETLDMFDRRGLFEFSSMPWKKKDIKDELERYNMIKDLRDHIVSTSRNASSQDLATPSKEDPPNGGVTVPCHG from the exons ATGATGACCTCCAAATCACCATCACTCAATTATGTGGCCACAAAGGGTGATGAAAAGGCGAGGGAGCTGTCGATTTCAGCCCGAAAACTGGCTGCCACTCTTTGGGAGATTGATGGCTTGCCTTCACCAAGAGTGGAGAGGGAGAGTTTGGATGATAGGAAGAGTGAGGTTGGGGGAGTTGTTAGGATGCTAGAATTGGGATCAACGGCTCTTGTTTTGTCTGATCCGTTTCGTAGTCCTCTTGCTGAG AGAATGGAACCTCATCCACCTAAAATGGCCAGCCACAGAAGGAGAGCATCAGCAAGTTCTCAGAAGCTGGATAGTACTAAATCTCCTCATAATTGCCTCCTTGAG AAATGGACAAAAACCGTATGGTGTTGCTGTGGAGCTGAGAACATGGTTTGTTTTTTGTTATGTGACACCACTATACCTATCATGTCAAATGTTTGTCTCCATATG GTTGATCTGGCGCAGAATCATGCGCGGAGCCCATGCAGACACGTAGTTGGAACCAAGAATCGTCTCAAGGATGTCTATAACGGCCTCATAACTTCGAAAGAGTTGCTCAAAGTGATGAGCCGCGTTAGCCATCTTGATGAGCAGAACTCTACGCGTTTATCCCTTTTCTCGGCCCTAAAGTTTGAGCTGGACCGGGCTTGCATCCATGTAAGTAAGCTGATCCAAGAGCAACGGAAGGGGGGTGAGATTGGTGTGCTGGTAAAGCAGTTAGAAGAGGAGAAGTTAGTTTGGAAACTGAAAGAGCAAGATCGGATTCGCAGTGCCATTGCATCCGTAAATGTAGAGCTTGAAACCGAGAGGAAAATGAGGAGACAGACGGAGAGGCTGAACAAGAAGCTCGGGGTAGAACTGGCACAGACGAGGGAGTCCCTGACGAAGATGAGCAAGGAGCTCGAGAGTGAGAAGAGGGCCAGGGAGATATTTGAGCAAGTGTGTGATGAACTGGCTCGGGGCATAGGGGAGGATCGGGCTGAGGTGGAGGAACTCAAGAGGCGTTTGGATAAAGTCTGTAAagaggtggagaaggagagagagatGCTCCAGTTAGCTGATGTGCTGCGTGAGGAAAGAGTGCAGATGAagcttgcagaggccaagtatCAATTTGAGGAGAAAAACGCGCTTGTTGACACGTTGAGGAGCGAGCTCGAGGCCTACTTGAAGTCCAAGAATGGCGTAGAGCAACAAGGTGATGGCTCTCCGAGCTATGACAAGATCAAGGAGCTAGAGAGATACCTGAGGGAGACGCTTCCTAGCCCATATGAGTACCAAGGTAAAAACCGAGATGGCATTATGGATGTTTCAGCCCTAAACAAAGATAATAAACATGAAGAGGAACCAGAAGATGACAACGACGATGAtgaagatgaggaggaggaCGATTCAGCTGACAGCGACCTCCACTCCATCGAACTAAACATGGATGACATCAGCCAGAGCTTCCAATGGGGCGACGCTGCCAAAGCAGAGTCGAAGAGGAGAAAATCCATCTCACGAAAGATCAAGAAACCACCACCCCCAGTAGGAGAAGCAGCCATTTTGTCAGATGGGAACAAACAAGAAACTCTAGACATGTTTGACAGGAGAGGGTTGTTTGAGTTCTCATCGATGCCATGGAAGAAAAAGGACATCAAAGACGAGCTCGAGAGATACAACATGATCAAAGACCTAAGAGACCATATAGTTTCCACTTCAAGAAATGCATCCTCTCAAGACTTGGCTACTCCTTCAAAGGAGGATCCTCCCAATGGTGGTGTGACTGTGCCATGTCATGGCTAG
- the LOC121788852 gene encoding major antigen-like isoform X2, which translates to MMTSKSPSLNYVATKGDEKARELSISARKLAATLWEIDGLPSPRVERESLDDRKSEVGGVVRMLELGSTALVLSDPFRSPLAERMEPHPPKMASHRRRASASSQKLDSTKSPHNCLLEKWTKTVWCCCGAENMVCFLLCDTTIPIMSNVCLHMTMQVDLAQNHARSPCRHVVGTKNRLKDVYNGLITSKELLKVMSRVSHLDEQNSTRLSLFSALKFELDRACIHVSKLIQEQRKGGEIGVLVKQLEEEKLVWKLKEQDRIRSAIASVNVELETERKMRRQTERLNKKLGVELAQTRESLTKMSKELESEKRAREIFEQVCDELARGIGEDRAEVEELKRRLDKVCKEVEKEREMLQLADVLREERVQMKLAEAKYQFEEKNALVDTLRSELEAYLKSKNGVEQQGDGSPSYDKIKELERYLRETLPSPYEYQGKNRDGIMDVSALNKDNKHEEEPEDDNDDDEDEEEDDSADSDLHSIELNMDDISQSFQWGDAAKAESKRRKSISRKIKKPPPPVGEAAILSDGNKQETLDMFDRRGLFEFSSMPWKKKDIKDELERYNMIKDLRDHIVSTSRNASSQDLATPSKEDPPNGGVTVPCHG; encoded by the exons ATGATGACCTCCAAATCACCATCACTCAATTATGTGGCCACAAAGGGTGATGAAAAGGCGAGGGAGCTGTCGATTTCAGCCCGAAAACTGGCTGCCACTCTTTGGGAGATTGATGGCTTGCCTTCACCAAGAGTGGAGAGGGAGAGTTTGGATGATAGGAAGAGTGAGGTTGGGGGAGTTGTTAGGATGCTAGAATTGGGATCAACGGCTCTTGTTTTGTCTGATCCGTTTCGTAGTCCTCTTGCTGAG AGAATGGAACCTCATCCACCTAAAATGGCCAGCCACAGAAGGAGAGCATCAGCAAGTTCTCAGAAGCTGGATAGTACTAAATCTCCTCATAATTGCCTCCTTGAG AAATGGACAAAAACCGTATGGTGTTGCTGTGGAGCTGAGAACATGGTTTGTTTTTTGTTATGTGACACCACTATACCTATCATGTCAAATGTTTGTCTCCATATG ACGATGCAGGTTGATCTGGCGCAGAATCATGCGCGGAGCCCATGCAGACACGTAGTTGGAACCAAGAATCGTCTCAAGGATGTCTATAACGGCCTCATAACTTCGAAAGAGTTGCTCAAAGTGATGAGCCGCGTTAGCCATCTTGATGAGCAGAACTCTACGCGTTTATCCCTTTTCTCGGCCCTAAAGTTTGAGCTGGACCGGGCTTGCATCCATGTAAGTAAGCTGATCCAAGAGCAACGGAAGGGGGGTGAGATTGGTGTGCTGGTAAAGCAGTTAGAAGAGGAGAAGTTAGTTTGGAAACTGAAAGAGCAAGATCGGATTCGCAGTGCCATTGCATCCGTAAATGTAGAGCTTGAAACCGAGAGGAAAATGAGGAGACAGACGGAGAGGCTGAACAAGAAGCTCGGGGTAGAACTGGCACAGACGAGGGAGTCCCTGACGAAGATGAGCAAGGAGCTCGAGAGTGAGAAGAGGGCCAGGGAGATATTTGAGCAAGTGTGTGATGAACTGGCTCGGGGCATAGGGGAGGATCGGGCTGAGGTGGAGGAACTCAAGAGGCGTTTGGATAAAGTCTGTAAagaggtggagaaggagagagagatGCTCCAGTTAGCTGATGTGCTGCGTGAGGAAAGAGTGCAGATGAagcttgcagaggccaagtatCAATTTGAGGAGAAAAACGCGCTTGTTGACACGTTGAGGAGCGAGCTCGAGGCCTACTTGAAGTCCAAGAATGGCGTAGAGCAACAAGGTGATGGCTCTCCGAGCTATGACAAGATCAAGGAGCTAGAGAGATACCTGAGGGAGACGCTTCCTAGCCCATATGAGTACCAAGGTAAAAACCGAGATGGCATTATGGATGTTTCAGCCCTAAACAAAGATAATAAACATGAAGAGGAACCAGAAGATGACAACGACGATGAtgaagatgaggaggaggaCGATTCAGCTGACAGCGACCTCCACTCCATCGAACTAAACATGGATGACATCAGCCAGAGCTTCCAATGGGGCGACGCTGCCAAAGCAGAGTCGAAGAGGAGAAAATCCATCTCACGAAAGATCAAGAAACCACCACCCCCAGTAGGAGAAGCAGCCATTTTGTCAGATGGGAACAAACAAGAAACTCTAGACATGTTTGACAGGAGAGGGTTGTTTGAGTTCTCATCGATGCCATGGAAGAAAAAGGACATCAAAGACGAGCTCGAGAGATACAACATGATCAAAGACCTAAGAGACCATATAGTTTCCACTTCAAGAAATGCATCCTCTCAAGACTTGGCTACTCCTTCAAAGGAGGATCCTCCCAATGGTGGTGTGACTGTGCCATGTCATGGCTAG
- the LOC121788852 gene encoding major antigen-like isoform X4 — protein MMTSKSPSLNYVATKGDEKARELSISARKLAATLWEIDGLPSPRVERESLDDRKSEVGGVVRMLELGSTALVLSDPFRSPLAERMEPHPPKMASHRRRASASSQKLDSTKSPHNCLLETMQVDLAQNHARSPCRHVVGTKNRLKDVYNGLITSKELLKVMSRVSHLDEQNSTRLSLFSALKFELDRACIHVSKLIQEQRKGGEIGVLVKQLEEEKLVWKLKEQDRIRSAIASVNVELETERKMRRQTERLNKKLGVELAQTRESLTKMSKELESEKRAREIFEQVCDELARGIGEDRAEVEELKRRLDKVCKEVEKEREMLQLADVLREERVQMKLAEAKYQFEEKNALVDTLRSELEAYLKSKNGVEQQGDGSPSYDKIKELERYLRETLPSPYEYQGKNRDGIMDVSALNKDNKHEEEPEDDNDDDEDEEEDDSADSDLHSIELNMDDISQSFQWGDAAKAESKRRKSISRKIKKPPPPVGEAAILSDGNKQETLDMFDRRGLFEFSSMPWKKKDIKDELERYNMIKDLRDHIVSTSRNASSQDLATPSKEDPPNGGVTVPCHG, from the exons ATGATGACCTCCAAATCACCATCACTCAATTATGTGGCCACAAAGGGTGATGAAAAGGCGAGGGAGCTGTCGATTTCAGCCCGAAAACTGGCTGCCACTCTTTGGGAGATTGATGGCTTGCCTTCACCAAGAGTGGAGAGGGAGAGTTTGGATGATAGGAAGAGTGAGGTTGGGGGAGTTGTTAGGATGCTAGAATTGGGATCAACGGCTCTTGTTTTGTCTGATCCGTTTCGTAGTCCTCTTGCTGAG AGAATGGAACCTCATCCACCTAAAATGGCCAGCCACAGAAGGAGAGCATCAGCAAGTTCTCAGAAGCTGGATAGTACTAAATCTCCTCATAATTGCCTCCTTGAG ACGATGCAGGTTGATCTGGCGCAGAATCATGCGCGGAGCCCATGCAGACACGTAGTTGGAACCAAGAATCGTCTCAAGGATGTCTATAACGGCCTCATAACTTCGAAAGAGTTGCTCAAAGTGATGAGCCGCGTTAGCCATCTTGATGAGCAGAACTCTACGCGTTTATCCCTTTTCTCGGCCCTAAAGTTTGAGCTGGACCGGGCTTGCATCCATGTAAGTAAGCTGATCCAAGAGCAACGGAAGGGGGGTGAGATTGGTGTGCTGGTAAAGCAGTTAGAAGAGGAGAAGTTAGTTTGGAAACTGAAAGAGCAAGATCGGATTCGCAGTGCCATTGCATCCGTAAATGTAGAGCTTGAAACCGAGAGGAAAATGAGGAGACAGACGGAGAGGCTGAACAAGAAGCTCGGGGTAGAACTGGCACAGACGAGGGAGTCCCTGACGAAGATGAGCAAGGAGCTCGAGAGTGAGAAGAGGGCCAGGGAGATATTTGAGCAAGTGTGTGATGAACTGGCTCGGGGCATAGGGGAGGATCGGGCTGAGGTGGAGGAACTCAAGAGGCGTTTGGATAAAGTCTGTAAagaggtggagaaggagagagagatGCTCCAGTTAGCTGATGTGCTGCGTGAGGAAAGAGTGCAGATGAagcttgcagaggccaagtatCAATTTGAGGAGAAAAACGCGCTTGTTGACACGTTGAGGAGCGAGCTCGAGGCCTACTTGAAGTCCAAGAATGGCGTAGAGCAACAAGGTGATGGCTCTCCGAGCTATGACAAGATCAAGGAGCTAGAGAGATACCTGAGGGAGACGCTTCCTAGCCCATATGAGTACCAAGGTAAAAACCGAGATGGCATTATGGATGTTTCAGCCCTAAACAAAGATAATAAACATGAAGAGGAACCAGAAGATGACAACGACGATGAtgaagatgaggaggaggaCGATTCAGCTGACAGCGACCTCCACTCCATCGAACTAAACATGGATGACATCAGCCAGAGCTTCCAATGGGGCGACGCTGCCAAAGCAGAGTCGAAGAGGAGAAAATCCATCTCACGAAAGATCAAGAAACCACCACCCCCAGTAGGAGAAGCAGCCATTTTGTCAGATGGGAACAAACAAGAAACTCTAGACATGTTTGACAGGAGAGGGTTGTTTGAGTTCTCATCGATGCCATGGAAGAAAAAGGACATCAAAGACGAGCTCGAGAGATACAACATGATCAAAGACCTAAGAGACCATATAGTTTCCACTTCAAGAAATGCATCCTCTCAAGACTTGGCTACTCCTTCAAAGGAGGATCCTCCCAATGGTGGTGTGACTGTGCCATGTCATGGCTAG
- the LOC121788852 gene encoding major antigen-like isoform X5, whose protein sequence is MEPHPPKMASHRRRASASSQKLDSTKSPHNCLLEKWTKTVWCCCGAENMVCFLLCDTTIPIMSNVCLHMTMQVDLAQNHARSPCRHVVGTKNRLKDVYNGLITSKELLKVMSRVSHLDEQNSTRLSLFSALKFELDRACIHVSKLIQEQRKGGEIGVLVKQLEEEKLVWKLKEQDRIRSAIASVNVELETERKMRRQTERLNKKLGVELAQTRESLTKMSKELESEKRAREIFEQVCDELARGIGEDRAEVEELKRRLDKVCKEVEKEREMLQLADVLREERVQMKLAEAKYQFEEKNALVDTLRSELEAYLKSKNGVEQQGDGSPSYDKIKELERYLRETLPSPYEYQGKNRDGIMDVSALNKDNKHEEEPEDDNDDDEDEEEDDSADSDLHSIELNMDDISQSFQWGDAAKAESKRRKSISRKIKKPPPPVGEAAILSDGNKQETLDMFDRRGLFEFSSMPWKKKDIKDELERYNMIKDLRDHIVSTSRNASSQDLATPSKEDPPNGGVTVPCHG, encoded by the exons ATGGAACCTCATCCACCTAAAATGGCCAGCCACAGAAGGAGAGCATCAGCAAGTTCTCAGAAGCTGGATAGTACTAAATCTCCTCATAATTGCCTCCTTGAG AAATGGACAAAAACCGTATGGTGTTGCTGTGGAGCTGAGAACATGGTTTGTTTTTTGTTATGTGACACCACTATACCTATCATGTCAAATGTTTGTCTCCATATG ACGATGCAGGTTGATCTGGCGCAGAATCATGCGCGGAGCCCATGCAGACACGTAGTTGGAACCAAGAATCGTCTCAAGGATGTCTATAACGGCCTCATAACTTCGAAAGAGTTGCTCAAAGTGATGAGCCGCGTTAGCCATCTTGATGAGCAGAACTCTACGCGTTTATCCCTTTTCTCGGCCCTAAAGTTTGAGCTGGACCGGGCTTGCATCCATGTAAGTAAGCTGATCCAAGAGCAACGGAAGGGGGGTGAGATTGGTGTGCTGGTAAAGCAGTTAGAAGAGGAGAAGTTAGTTTGGAAACTGAAAGAGCAAGATCGGATTCGCAGTGCCATTGCATCCGTAAATGTAGAGCTTGAAACCGAGAGGAAAATGAGGAGACAGACGGAGAGGCTGAACAAGAAGCTCGGGGTAGAACTGGCACAGACGAGGGAGTCCCTGACGAAGATGAGCAAGGAGCTCGAGAGTGAGAAGAGGGCCAGGGAGATATTTGAGCAAGTGTGTGATGAACTGGCTCGGGGCATAGGGGAGGATCGGGCTGAGGTGGAGGAACTCAAGAGGCGTTTGGATAAAGTCTGTAAagaggtggagaaggagagagagatGCTCCAGTTAGCTGATGTGCTGCGTGAGGAAAGAGTGCAGATGAagcttgcagaggccaagtatCAATTTGAGGAGAAAAACGCGCTTGTTGACACGTTGAGGAGCGAGCTCGAGGCCTACTTGAAGTCCAAGAATGGCGTAGAGCAACAAGGTGATGGCTCTCCGAGCTATGACAAGATCAAGGAGCTAGAGAGATACCTGAGGGAGACGCTTCCTAGCCCATATGAGTACCAAGGTAAAAACCGAGATGGCATTATGGATGTTTCAGCCCTAAACAAAGATAATAAACATGAAGAGGAACCAGAAGATGACAACGACGATGAtgaagatgaggaggaggaCGATTCAGCTGACAGCGACCTCCACTCCATCGAACTAAACATGGATGACATCAGCCAGAGCTTCCAATGGGGCGACGCTGCCAAAGCAGAGTCGAAGAGGAGAAAATCCATCTCACGAAAGATCAAGAAACCACCACCCCCAGTAGGAGAAGCAGCCATTTTGTCAGATGGGAACAAACAAGAAACTCTAGACATGTTTGACAGGAGAGGGTTGTTTGAGTTCTCATCGATGCCATGGAAGAAAAAGGACATCAAAGACGAGCTCGAGAGATACAACATGATCAAAGACCTAAGAGACCATATAGTTTCCACTTCAAGAAATGCATCCTCTCAAGACTTGGCTACTCCTTCAAAGGAGGATCCTCCCAATGGTGGTGTGACTGTGCCATGTCATGGCTAG